From the genome of Streptomyces sp. JH34:
GGGCCGGTGCTCTCCCGTGTCAGCACGCGGTGCGGGACCACGATCCGGCGGCCGGGCAGCGCCTCGAGCCGGCCCAGGACGCGCTCGGTGAGGCACTGCACGGCGCGCTCGGCGATCTGCTCCCGGTCCGGGGCGATCGTGGTGAGGGACGGGGTGGCGAAGCGGCCGTCCTCGATGTCGTCGAAGCCCATGAGCGCCAGGTCCTCCGGCACGCGCACGCCCTCCTCGGCCGCCACGCGCAGGGCGCCGAGGGCGAGTTCGTCGCTGAAGCAGAAGACCGCGTCGGGGCGCCCGGACCGGCGCAGCAGTTCACGAAGGGCCCGCGCGCCCTCCCCGCGGTGCAGATCGGCCACCTCCACCTCGGCCACCGGGGACAGGCCGGCCTCCCGCAGCCCCTCCCGGAAACCCTCGGCGCGCAGTTCGGCCGTGCCGTGGCCGAGCCCCGACTGCAGGCCGATCGCCGCGACACGCCGGCGGCCACCCGCGACGAGATGGCGGGCGGCGTCCCGCGCCGCCGCCACGTTGTCCAGGGCAACGTGGTCGATGGACCCGTCCGGCGCCAGCTCGCCCAGGACGACGAG
Proteins encoded in this window:
- a CDS encoding LacI family DNA-binding transcriptional regulator, whose protein sequence is MAARLKDVAALAGVSVRTVSNVVSNAAAVAPATRARVMAAVEELGYRPNLAARNLRQGRTGLIGVVVPEIHSPHFGALAGLLIDAARERGWTVLLERTGGRPDLERRLLDGSEGHQVDGMIVSPWSTSPAELASLAGGLPLVVLGELAPDGSIDHVALDNVAAARDAARHLVAGGRRRVAAIGLQSGLGHGTAELRAEGFREGLREAGLSPVAEVEVADLHRGEGARALRELLRRSGRPDAVFCFSDELALGALRVAAEEGVRVPEDLALMGFDDIEDGRFATPSLTTIAPDREQIAERAVQCLTERVLGRLEALPGRRIVVPHRVLTRESTGPAISPDTGNHL